In Polynucleobacter sp. MWH-S4W17, a genomic segment contains:
- the thrC gene encoding threonine synthase, whose product MRYQSTRGNSPQQSFLEILLGGLAPDGGLYLPTQYPQVTVAQLDAWRGLSYADLAYEVLSLYCDDIPETDLRAILRKTYTEQVYCNGRAQDNAKDITPLHWLGEEQGTRIGLLSLSNGPTLAFKDMAMQLLGNLFEYALKKKGQQLNILGATSGDTGSAAEYAMRGKEGVKVFMLSPRGKMSAFQSAQMYSLQDPNIFNLAVAGVFDDCQDIVKAVSNDHAFKAKNQIGTVNSINWGRVVAQVVYYFQGYLLATKSSSEKVSFTVPSGNFGNVCAGHIARMMGLPIEHLIVATNENNVLDEFFSTGVYRARKSAETLHTSSPSMDISKASNFERFVFDFMGQDGKATATMFKQVDEAGGFDISKETVFKDLGKYGFQSGRSTHENRLETIRDIDQRYGVMIDTHTADGVKVAREHLQAGIPMIVLETALPIKFEETIEIALGRPAECPPAFKDIKSKPQRVENIDADVNQVKAFITTHLS is encoded by the coding sequence ATGCGTTACCAATCTACTCGTGGCAATAGCCCACAACAATCCTTCTTAGAAATTTTGTTGGGTGGATTGGCGCCTGATGGCGGCTTGTATTTGCCTACTCAGTACCCACAAGTTACTGTAGCGCAGCTAGATGCTTGGCGCGGCTTGTCATACGCCGACCTTGCTTATGAAGTATTGAGCCTATATTGCGACGATATTCCTGAGACAGATTTACGGGCAATCTTGCGTAAAACGTATACAGAGCAGGTTTACTGTAATGGTCGCGCTCAAGACAATGCCAAAGACATTACGCCTTTGCATTGGTTGGGGGAAGAGCAGGGAACACGTATCGGTCTATTGAGTCTTTCAAATGGCCCAACCTTGGCTTTCAAAGATATGGCCATGCAATTGCTTGGCAATCTTTTTGAGTACGCTCTCAAGAAGAAAGGTCAGCAGCTCAATATTTTGGGCGCTACATCTGGTGATACGGGTAGCGCAGCTGAATATGCGATGCGCGGTAAAGAGGGTGTGAAGGTGTTTATGCTTTCTCCCCGCGGCAAGATGAGTGCGTTTCAATCTGCACAGATGTATTCCTTACAAGATCCCAATATTTTTAACTTAGCAGTAGCTGGTGTCTTCGATGACTGCCAGGATATCGTTAAGGCGGTGAGCAACGATCACGCTTTTAAAGCGAAGAACCAAATTGGCACCGTGAACTCCATCAATTGGGGTCGTGTAGTGGCTCAGGTGGTGTACTACTTTCAAGGCTATCTACTGGCCACTAAGTCCAGCTCTGAAAAAGTCTCATTTACCGTACCATCCGGTAACTTCGGCAATGTCTGCGCTGGTCATATCGCCCGCATGATGGGTTTGCCTATCGAGCATCTCATCGTTGCTACCAATGAAAACAATGTATTGGATGAATTCTTTTCCACAGGCGTCTATCGTGCACGTAAGTCTGCTGAGACGTTGCATACTTCCAGTCCTTCGATGGATATCTCTAAGGCCAGCAACTTCGAGCGCTTTGTTTTTGACTTCATGGGTCAAGATGGTAAAGCAACTGCAACCATGTTCAAGCAAGTGGATGAGGCGGGTGGTTTCGATATCTCAAAAGAGACAGTCTTTAAAGATCTGGGTAAATACGGTTTCCAATCTGGCCGTAGCACTCACGAGAATCGTTTAGAAACAATTCGTGATATTGATCAACGCTATGGCGTCATGATTGATACCCATACCGCTGATGGCGTGAAAGTGGCTCGTGAGCATTTGCAAGCCGGAATCCCGATGATCGTCCTTGAGACGGCGCTCCCCATTAAGTTTGAGGAAACAATTGAAATTGCTTTGGGTCGTCCAGCAGAATGTCCGCCAGCATTTAAAGACATTAAATCTAAGCCACAGCGCGTAGAAAATATCGATGCCGACGTGAATCAAGTTAAAGCATTTATTACTACACATCTAAGTTAA